The following proteins are encoded in a genomic region of Arcobacter cloacae:
- the fliG gene encoding flagellar motor switch protein FliG, with the protein MAESNIKENDVLKGMSMMEKVARFFVLIGEESTVKIFQHLPKDVVENISTAITMISSINKDVSLAILEEFHLYTRSKTFISSGGYDFARDILYKSLGKAEADEVLAKLSRMKLASQAFSYLDGINPKQLSDFIKDESPHTIAVILSHMDPSKSSEVLMQLDEEIRVKVTIQIATIKDVSPDVVRTISSVLEKKLESLLSSIIDVGGVRVVADMLNKLGPKAQDILKNINGIDTTLATKIKENMFVFEDLLNLDTEYIMKILQNVETVDVVVAMKNATEEDMEKVTGAMSQRARDRFKEEFEMLNKVKIKDIEAAQRKMLDVAQKMIEDGIIDRESN; encoded by the coding sequence ATGGCAGAATCTAATATAAAAGAGAATGATGTTCTAAAAGGAATGTCAATGATGGAAAAAGTTGCAAGATTTTTTGTATTAATAGGGGAAGAATCGACTGTAAAAATATTTCAACATTTACCAAAAGATGTGGTTGAAAATATTTCAACTGCGATAACTATGATTTCATCAATAAATAAAGATGTTTCTTTAGCAATATTAGAGGAATTTCATTTATACACAAGATCTAAAACATTTATTAGCTCGGGTGGGTATGATTTTGCTAGAGATATTTTATACAAATCTTTAGGAAAAGCTGAAGCAGATGAGGTTTTAGCTAAATTATCTAGAATGAAACTAGCTTCTCAAGCTTTTTCTTATTTAGATGGGATTAATCCAAAACAATTAAGTGATTTTATAAAAGATGAATCTCCACATACAATAGCTGTTATTTTATCGCATATGGATCCTTCTAAATCATCAGAAGTATTAATGCAATTAGATGAAGAGATTAGAGTTAAAGTAACTATTCAAATTGCAACAATAAAAGACGTTTCTCCTGATGTTGTAAGAACAATATCATCAGTTTTAGAAAAGAAATTAGAGTCTTTATTATCTTCTATTATCGATGTTGGTGGAGTAAGGGTTGTTGCTGATATGCTAAATAAACTAGGTCCAAAAGCTCAGGATATCTTAAAAAATATCAATGGTATAGATACAACCTTAGCAACAAAAATTAAAGAAAATATGTTTGTTTTTGAAGATTTATTAAACTTAGATACAGAATATATTATGAAAATTCTTCAAAATGTAGAAACAGTTGATGTTGTAGTTGCTATGAAAAATGCTACTGAAGAAGATATGGAAAAAGTAACAGGTGCAATGTCTCAAAGAGCAAGAGATAGATTTAAAGAAGAGTTTGAGATGTTAAATAAAGTAAAAATAAAAGATATTGAAGCTGCACAAAGAAAAATGCTTGATGTTGCACAAAAAATGATAGAAGATGGAATCATTGATAGAGAGAGTAATTAA
- a CDS encoding KH domain-containing protein, with translation MITKFIENYAKLIVGVPEDVTVTKELIDENFAEITISVNSVDIGKLIGKNGNMINALKTMANGCKAKDGISYKIQVVVK, from the coding sequence ATGATTACTAAATTCATAGAAAATTATGCGAAACTAATTGTTGGTGTACCAGAAGACGTTACTGTTACTAAAGAGTTGATTGATGAAAATTTCGCTGAAATAACAATAAGTGTAAATAGTGTTGATATAGGAAAACTTATTGGAAAGAATGGTAATATGATAAATGCTTTAAAAACTATGGCAAATGGTTGCAAGGCAAAAGATGGAATATCTTACAAAATACAAGTAGTAGTAAAGTAA
- the ffh gene encoding signal recognition particle protein: protein MFDSITGSIRNAVNKIRHQDDVAALNKATSELKKALLKADVHHKTTKELITAIELQTKSAGIGQDSFLKALKSELTNLLTTSGNQGFVFSNTPPTTILMTGLQGSGKTTTTGKLANYLKTRKKKVLVAACDLQRLAAVEQLKQIAAQIDVDIYFDDNEKDPIKIAIAAKEKATKEFYDVLLIDTAGRLAIDEELMTQLKNIKDTIKPNEIFYVADSLTGHDATKTATTFKEKIGIDGVILSKYDGDTKGGVALSISHQVEVPLRFIGIGEKMPDLEVFIPDRIVSRLLGLGDIEGLAEKTSAIIDEKKAKEVTKKIKKGQFNFNDFLDQLSMMSKLGSMKSIIGMIPGLSQMAGPIKDMDFENSAEIKRIKALIGSMTPKEREDPELMNASRKRRIAIGSGLSEVQINKILKQFKNASKMAKQLSSKGGMKGLQNMLSQMGPNGMPKIPR, encoded by the coding sequence TTGTTTGATTCAATAACCGGTTCGATACGAAATGCAGTAAATAAAATTAGACATCAAGACGATGTTGCAGCTTTAAATAAAGCAACATCAGAATTAAAAAAAGCTCTATTAAAAGCAGATGTTCATCACAAAACTACAAAAGAATTGATTACTGCTATAGAATTACAGACAAAGAGTGCTGGAATAGGTCAAGATTCATTCTTAAAAGCTTTAAAAAGTGAGTTAACAAACCTTTTAACAACTTCAGGTAATCAAGGGTTTGTTTTTTCAAATACTCCTCCAACAACAATTTTAATGACAGGACTTCAAGGTTCAGGGAAAACGACAACAACAGGTAAGTTAGCAAACTATTTAAAAACAAGAAAGAAAAAAGTTTTAGTAGCAGCTTGTGACTTACAAAGGTTAGCAGCTGTTGAGCAATTAAAACAAATAGCAGCTCAAATTGATGTTGATATCTATTTTGATGATAATGAAAAAGACCCGATTAAAATAGCAATTGCTGCAAAAGAAAAAGCTACAAAAGAGTTTTATGATGTACTTTTAATCGATACAGCAGGACGACTTGCAATTGATGAAGAGTTGATGACTCAATTAAAAAACATTAAAGATACGATAAAGCCTAATGAAATTTTTTATGTAGCAGACTCTTTAACTGGACATGATGCTACAAAAACAGCAACTACATTTAAAGAAAAAATTGGGATAGACGGTGTTATTTTATCAAAATATGATGGTGATACAAAAGGTGGTGTAGCTTTATCTATTTCTCATCAGGTTGAAGTTCCATTAAGATTTATTGGTATTGGTGAAAAAATGCCAGATCTTGAAGTGTTTATTCCAGATAGAATAGTTTCAAGGCTTTTAGGACTTGGTGATATTGAAGGATTAGCAGAAAAAACATCTGCAATTATTGATGAGAAAAAAGCAAAAGAAGTTACTAAAAAAATAAAAAAAGGTCAATTTAATTTTAATGACTTTTTAGATCAACTTTCAATGATGAGTAAGTTAGGTTCTATGAAATCAATTATTGGAATGATTCCTGGTCTTTCACAAATGGCAGGACCTATTAAAGATATGGACTTTGAAAATTCAGCAGAAATAAAAAGAATAAAAGCTTTAATTGGTTCTATGACTCCAAAAGAGAGGGAAGATCCAGAGCTTATGAATGCAAGTAGAAAAAGAAGAATTGCAATTGGTTCAGGGTTAAGTGAAGTTCAAATAAACAAAATTTTAAAACAGTTTAAAAATGCTTCAAAAATGGCAAAACAGCTTTCAAGCAAAGGTGGAATGAAAGGCTTACAAAATATGTTGTCTCAAATGGGACCAAATGGAATGCCTAAAATTCCAAGATAA
- the flgG gene encoding flagellar basal-body rod protein FlgG has product MIRGLYTAATGMNSMQHQIDVTSNNIANVNTTGFKQDRAEFQDLMYETLNYTAGRTTQISLNPTGIDVGLGVRISGVQKNFTEGDLKLTSNPLDLAIQGKGFFQVTLPSGEIGYSRNGAFKLDSEGNIVNGNGYLLEPAITIPEDAKDISIGKDGIVSVTNANGEIILEQQITIADFINPAGLIPLGDSLFMQSDASGDPLEGNPNEEQFGSIQQGMIELSNVKLVNEMVDLITAQRAYEANSKAITTADSMLDIVNRLKN; this is encoded by the coding sequence ATGATTAGGGGACTTTATACAGCTGCAACAGGAATGAATTCTATGCAACATCAAATTGATGTTACATCAAACAATATCGCCAATGTAAACACAACTGGATTTAAGCAAGATAGAGCAGAGTTTCAAGATTTAATGTATGAAACATTAAATTATACAGCAGGAAGGACTACGCAAATAAGTCTAAATCCTACTGGTATTGATGTAGGTTTAGGGGTAAGAATTTCGGGAGTTCAAAAAAATTTCACAGAGGGTGACTTAAAATTGACTTCTAATCCTCTTGATTTAGCAATCCAAGGAAAAGGCTTCTTCCAAGTTACACTTCCAAGTGGAGAAATAGGTTACTCACGTAATGGAGCTTTTAAACTTGATTCAGAAGGAAATATTGTTAATGGAAATGGATATTTACTAGAACCAGCCATAACTATTCCTGAAGATGCGAAAGATATTTCAATTGGAAAAGATGGGATTGTATCTGTTACAAATGCTAATGGAGAAATAATTCTTGAACAACAAATTACAATTGCAGATTTTATAAACCCCGCTGGATTAATACCTTTAGGAGATTCACTATTTATGCAAAGTGATGCATCAGGTGATCCTTTAGAAGGAAATCCTAATGAAGAGCAGTTTGGTTCTATTCAACAAGGAATGATTGAATTATCAAATGTTAAACTTGTAAATGAAATGGTTGATTTAATAACAGCACAAAGAGCTTATGAAGCAAATTCTAAAGCTATAACAACAGCTGATAGTATGCTAGATATTGTAAATAGATTAAAAAATTAG
- the rpsP gene encoding 30S ribosomal protein S16, producing the protein MTVIRLTRMGRNKKPFYRIVVTDSRKRRDSGWIESIGYFNPVVEPKVLKIDEERYNYWLSVGAKPSEKVKKLASK; encoded by the coding sequence ATGACAGTAATTAGATTAACAAGAATGGGAAGAAACAAAAAACCATTTTACAGAATCGTTGTAACAGATTCAAGAAAAAGAAGAGATTCAGGATGGATTGAATCAATTGGTTATTTTAACCCAGTGGTTGAGCCAAAAGTATTAAAAATAGACGAAGAAAGATATAACTACTGGTTAAGTGTTGGTGCTAAACCATCTGAAAAAGTTAAAAAATTAGCTTCAAAATAA
- the fliF gene encoding flagellar basal-body MS-ring/collar protein FliF codes for MDQLLKFINNLNTAQRAVIIGGFSLLFILLVGLLIYSSIKAEDKKLNYTIASNLTKSQVMLASDELEAAGIQFAVVGTGNNLTLKTSKEFINIAKIKLVTSEAATSKHVGWEIFEKSSLGTTNFENKVKYLRALEGELSRSLESLTGVLRASVKIAIPKDTIFTEKKADTTASAVLSLKPGIFLTQKQIDGIKNFIASAVPDLKEENIQLIDQDGSLLQMSADDINNQKSTTQNKFKENLEEDYSKKIVALLEPFVGVGRVVAKVTVSLDFVKKDIEEEIYNPEGSIRSQQVIENTSASQGMPNNAGGVAGVDNNIQTPNNGNGNSNIASNSEGTNTVTNYEISKKVISQKDNNYTNIKRITAAVTFDDSVLKDVQNKDEFIASLESVIQDTIGYDQARGDKITVKDFKFIGVKPIEQIAQTVDKDGNVVVISDEPVDTISMVKSIIKDFSEYIQYLIAAVLLFIFYKKFIASNEIVILGDGTKQKVDINDENLVNDMLTDYENEFDASTAQGRLKSKVKSQILNNIDGLDEESAARYEIFIEELDREINNNPAEIARMIELLLSEGNSSFK; via the coding sequence ATGGATCAACTTCTAAAGTTTATAAATAATTTAAATACAGCTCAAAGAGCTGTTATAATAGGTGGTTTTTCTCTATTATTTATTTTATTAGTTGGTTTATTGATTTATTCAAGTATAAAAGCAGAAGATAAAAAATTAAACTATACAATTGCTTCAAATTTAACTAAATCACAAGTAATGCTTGCAAGTGATGAATTGGAAGCTGCAGGAATACAGTTTGCTGTTGTAGGAACAGGTAATAATCTTACGTTAAAGACTTCTAAAGAGTTTATAAATATAGCTAAGATAAAACTTGTTACAAGTGAAGCAGCAACAAGTAAGCACGTTGGTTGGGAGATATTTGAGAAATCATCACTAGGTACTACAAATTTTGAAAATAAAGTTAAGTATTTAAGAGCATTAGAAGGTGAATTATCTCGTTCTTTAGAATCTTTAACAGGTGTTTTAAGAGCAAGTGTTAAAATAGCTATTCCAAAAGATACAATATTTACTGAAAAAAAAGCTGATACTACAGCTTCAGCTGTTTTATCTCTTAAGCCTGGGATTTTTTTAACGCAAAAACAAATAGATGGAATTAAAAATTTTATAGCTTCAGCTGTTCCTGATTTAAAAGAAGAAAACATACAGCTTATTGATCAAGATGGAAGTTTACTTCAAATGTCAGCTGATGATATAAATAATCAAAAATCTACAACGCAAAATAAATTTAAAGAGAATTTAGAAGAAGATTATTCAAAAAAAATAGTTGCTCTTTTAGAACCTTTTGTTGGAGTTGGAAGAGTTGTAGCTAAAGTAACTGTTTCCCTAGATTTTGTTAAAAAAGATATTGAAGAAGAGATTTATAATCCAGAAGGAAGTATCCGTTCACAGCAAGTAATTGAAAATACTTCAGCATCACAAGGAATGCCAAATAATGCAGGAGGTGTTGCTGGTGTTGATAATAATATTCAAACACCAAATAATGGTAATGGAAATTCTAATATTGCTTCAAACAGTGAAGGAACTAATACTGTAACAAATTATGAAATTTCTAAAAAAGTAATAAGTCAAAAAGATAATAATTATACTAATATAAAAAGAATTACTGCGGCTGTTACTTTTGATGACTCTGTATTAAAAGATGTGCAAAATAAAGATGAATTTATTGCTTCTTTAGAATCAGTAATACAAGATACAATAGGTTATGATCAAGCAAGAGGAGATAAAATCACTGTAAAAGATTTTAAATTTATAGGGGTTAAGCCAATTGAACAAATTGCACAAACAGTCGATAAAGATGGTAATGTAGTTGTTATATCTGATGAACCTGTAGATACTATTTCTATGGTTAAATCAATAATTAAAGATTTTAGTGAGTATATTCAATATTTAATTGCCGCAGTGTTATTATTTATTTTTTATAAAAAATTTATTGCATCAAATGAAATAGTAATTTTAGGTGATGGAACAAAACAAAAAGTTGATATAAATGATGAAAATCTTGTAAATGATATGTTAACTGATTATGAAAATGAGTTTGATGCAAGTACAGCTCAAGGAAGGCTTAAATCAAAAGTTAAAAGTCAGATATTAAATAATATTGATGGTTTGGACGAAGAATCAGCAGCAAGATATGAAATATTTATAGAAGAATTAGACAGAGAAATAAATAATAATCCAGCAGAAATTGCTAGAATGATAGAGTTATTATTAAGTGAAGGAAATAGTAGTTTTAAATAG
- a CDS encoding pseudouridine synthase family protein, translating to MAVAYDKAYKLLALQEKISNSKAKELIDRGVVKVGDKKVLIARGEIRVDTKFTVKEINKIKVIFEDKDILVVDKPAFLTADDIAKKYENAILLNRLDKETSGVMMFAKNEEFQKKAIKEFQANRVYKEYVAIVEGKVIEEIEIDKPILTTKDRGMAKSKIDMKRGKPAKSTVYPLLVEGNKSKIKVVIESGRTHQIRVHLNSVGLPIIGDAIYGRTSSNVNRVLLHSKVTKIFDYTFESPEPKEFKVYDFN from the coding sequence ATGGCTGTAGCATATGATAAAGCATATAAATTATTAGCATTACAAGAAAAAATATCTAATTCTAAGGCAAAAGAGTTAATAGATAGAGGCGTAGTAAAAGTTGGAGACAAAAAAGTTTTAATCGCACGAGGTGAAATTAGAGTTGATACGAAATTCACTGTTAAAGAGATAAATAAAATAAAAGTAATTTTTGAAGATAAAGATATTTTAGTAGTTGATAAACCAGCATTTTTAACAGCTGATGATATAGCAAAAAAATATGAAAATGCAATTTTACTTAATAGACTTGACAAAGAAACAAGTGGTGTTATGATGTTTGCAAAAAATGAAGAGTTTCAAAAAAAAGCAATAAAAGAGTTCCAAGCCAATAGAGTTTATAAAGAGTATGTTGCTATTGTTGAAGGAAAAGTTATAGAAGAAATAGAGATTGATAAGCCAATATTAACGACTAAAGATAGAGGTATGGCAAAATCAAAAATTGATATGAAAAGAGGAAAACCTGCTAAAAGTACAGTTTATCCACTTCTAGTTGAAGGAAATAAATCAAAAATAAAAGTTGTAATAGAATCAGGAAGAACACATCAAATTAGAGTTCATCTAAATTCTGTTGGACTACCAATTATTGGAGATGCAATTTATGGAAGAACTTCATCTAATGTAAATAGAGTTTTACTTCACTCAAAAGTAACAAAAATTTTTGATTATACTTTTGAATCTCCTGAACCAAAAGAGTTTAAAGTGTATGACTTTAATTAA
- a CDS encoding FliH/SctL family protein, translating into MADNVYSSAKVISKNDNIQKYELGNFINTQPETNNITNSTAILDDREINGRTDPLLVEVRNLSSKLNEIAQKVTNIENDGVKGRDIDAQVVQAIRDLKHYAAFFEQATFQMETKLLKTSIAIAQKVISIEVGENSAKIAKQTISHLLEKIKTASKIQIHLNPKDYEILKSQLNLEPFIELHKDANVVAGGVVIASDLGNFDGNIEAKVASMLESLDLVI; encoded by the coding sequence ATGGCTGATAATGTATATTCTAGTGCAAAAGTAATTAGTAAAAATGATAATATTCAAAAGTATGAATTGGGCAATTTTATTAACACGCAACCAGAAACAAACAACATTACAAATTCAACTGCAATTTTAGATGATAGAGAAATTAATGGACGAACAGATCCTTTATTGGTTGAAGTTAGAAATTTAAGCTCTAAATTAAATGAAATAGCACAAAAAGTAACTAATATTGAAAATGATGGAGTAAAAGGTAGAGATATTGATGCTCAAGTTGTTCAAGCTATAAGAGATTTGAAGCATTATGCAGCTTTCTTTGAACAAGCTACATTTCAAATGGAAACTAAATTATTAAAAACTTCAATAGCAATTGCTCAAAAAGTAATAAGTATTGAAGTTGGTGAAAATTCAGCAAAAATTGCAAAACAAACAATTAGTCATCTTCTTGAAAAAATAAAAACAGCTTCAAAAATCCAAATACATCTTAATCCTAAAGATTATGAAATATTAAAGTCACAGTTAAATTTAGAACCTTTTATAGAATTACATAAGGATGCAAATGTAGTTGCAGGTGGAGTTGTAATAGCAAGTGACCTTGGAAATTTTGATGGTAACATTGAAGCAAAAGTAGCTTCTATGCTTGAATCATTGGATTTAGTTATTTAG
- a CDS encoding flagellar hook-basal body protein: MNQGVYPLAASMINQINRLDQISNNLANVNTFGFKQEGTTETTFNYYLERMQNEGKTPTKVNEVTNNIPKIDSKYINSEMGPIVMTGNNLDFALSNPDTFFKIQNSNGDIVYTRDGSFKNLDNFLVDANGNNVLNADNEPIVMEGEFVEQIGVVKTAYTNLEKIGDNTYKIIDQNQLEVFENNDTLLVQGAVEKSNVNSVTAMVELIDAHRRFEQSQKAIKSIDELNAGLIEKVGSNTR; this comes from the coding sequence ATGAATCAAGGTGTTTATCCTCTTGCTGCATCAATGATTAATCAAATTAATCGTTTAGATCAAATAAGTAATAATTTAGCAAATGTTAATACTTTTGGTTTTAAACAAGAAGGTACTACAGAAACAACTTTTAATTATTATTTAGAGAGAATGCAAAATGAAGGTAAAACGCCTACTAAAGTAAATGAAGTTACAAATAATATACCAAAAATAGATTCAAAATACATAAATTCAGAAATGGGTCCAATTGTTATGACAGGTAATAATTTGGATTTTGCATTAAGTAATCCAGATACTTTTTTTAAAATACAAAATTCTAATGGAGATATTGTATATACAAGAGATGGTTCATTTAAAAATTTAGATAATTTTTTAGTTGATGCAAATGGTAATAATGTGTTAAATGCTGATAATGAACCTATAGTTATGGAAGGAGAATTTGTAGAGCAAATTGGTGTTGTAAAAACGGCTTATACAAATTTGGAAAAAATTGGAGATAATACTTACAAAATAATTGATCAAAATCAGTTAGAAGTATTTGAAAATAATGATACTTTATTAGTTCAAGGGGCAGTTGAAAAATCAAATGTTAATTCAGTTACAGCTATGGTAGAGTTAATTGATGCACATAGAAGGTTTGAGCAATCGCAAAAAGCTATAAAATCTATAGATGAATTAAATGCTGGATTAATAGAAAAAGTGGGGAGTAATACTAGATAA
- the flgB gene encoding flagellar basal body rod protein FlgB — protein sequence MEASSITNKLFEQLNFRGERQKVISSNIANINTPNYKTKDLVFEHELDNSNRNTLALNQTNFRHISSANNGLNNINPKLVQVQNLQEQNDGNNVNLDSQMSEQAKNKIIFDAIQSSIKRDSRLFRSVIESSAKN from the coding sequence ATGGAAGCAAGTAGTATAACTAATAAACTTTTTGAACAATTGAATTTTAGAGGTGAAAGACAAAAAGTTATATCAAGTAATATTGCAAATATAAACACACCAAATTATAAAACAAAAGATTTAGTATTTGAACATGAACTTGATAATTCAAATAGAAATACTTTAGCACTAAATCAGACGAATTTTAGGCATATATCATCAGCTAATAATGGATTAAATAATATAAATCCTAAATTGGTTCAGGTTCAGAATTTACAAGAGCAAAATGATGGTAATAATGTAAATTTAGATAGTCAAATGAGCGAACAAGCTAAAAATAAAATAATATTTGATGCAATACAATCATCTATAAAAAGAGATTCAAGATTATTTAGATCGGTAATTGAATCTTCTGCAAAAAATTAA
- the rimM gene encoding ribosome maturation factor RimM (Essential for efficient processing of 16S rRNA), which yields MSNSNNIYVAKLGKAVGLKGHLRLFIDSDFPEQFKKGATFLTNRNLQLKVSEYNSARELIKFENYEDVETAKKLTNQELYSTVEQTKENCKLGKNEFFWFDLISCEIFENDLRLGKVKELHRYPLNDYFEIETDSELVSKGYPKVFLIPHIFDKYILNIDVDKKIINVTNSLEILENS from the coding sequence ATGAGTAATAGTAATAATATATATGTTGCAAAACTTGGGAAAGCTGTTGGTTTAAAAGGTCATTTAAGACTTTTTATAGACTCTGATTTCCCAGAGCAATTTAAAAAAGGTGCAACTTTTTTAACTAATAGAAATCTACAATTAAAAGTTTCAGAATATAACTCTGCAAGAGAATTAATTAAATTTGAAAATTACGAAGATGTAGAAACTGCAAAAAAACTTACAAATCAAGAACTTTATTCAACTGTTGAACAAACAAAAGAAAATTGTAAATTAGGGAAAAATGAATTTTTTTGGTTTGATTTAATTTCGTGTGAAATTTTTGAAAATGATTTACGATTGGGAAAAGTGAAAGAACTTCATAGATACCCATTAAATGATTATTTTGAAATAGAGACAGATAGTGAATTGGTATCTAAGGGTTACCCTAAAGTATTTTTAATACCTCATATTTTTGATAAATATATTTTAAATATAGATGTAGATAAAAAAATAATCAATGTAACTAACTCTTTAGAAATTTTAGAAAATTCTTAA
- the waaA gene encoding lipid IV(A) 3-deoxy-D-manno-octulosonic acid transferase — translation MLSLFSIFYYLVLTIVYILAIPYLIFKSKNKKYKKAIPSKFFLIKNSRFQENKVWFHSCSMGETKAIKPLVEYYKDQVNISVITNTGYEEAKTLTSNVRYLPFEIFLPFWINKQKVLVVMEAELWYLLFLIAKKKGAKTFLINARISDKSYNSYKKFSFFYKRIFENIDKVFAQTIEDKKRLEELGAKNIEVIGNIKLAQLPKKKIDFDKPNEILITAASTHEREEELILKSYKKEFGKLVIVPRHPERFDKVNSLINEYLKDKNLTYHRFSMKETFDSDIILVDKMGILNDIYAISDVVILGGAFEKIGGHNPIEPAYFGCKLISGKNIFNQKSLFECIKNYYLIEKEELSDYLGRIENLEKPILTKAGSNEPIIKEINKWL, via the coding sequence ATCTTGAGCCTTTTTAGTATATTTTACTATTTAGTATTAACTATTGTATATATACTTGCAATTCCTTATTTAATATTTAAATCAAAAAATAAAAAATATAAAAAAGCTATACCTTCTAAATTTTTTCTTATAAAAAATAGTAGATTTCAAGAGAATAAAGTTTGGTTTCATTCATGTTCTATGGGTGAAACTAAGGCTATTAAACCTTTAGTTGAATATTATAAAGACCAAGTAAATATTTCAGTTATTACAAACACTGGATACGAAGAAGCAAAAACATTAACATCAAATGTTAGATATTTGCCTTTTGAGATATTTTTACCTTTTTGGATTAACAAACAAAAGGTTTTGGTTGTAATGGAAGCTGAACTTTGGTATTTGCTTTTTTTAATTGCAAAGAAAAAAGGTGCAAAAACTTTTTTAATAAACGCAAGAATTTCAGATAAATCATATAATTCATATAAAAAATTTTCTTTTTTTTATAAAAGAATATTTGAAAATATTGATAAAGTTTTTGCACAAACTATAGAAGATAAAAAAAGATTAGAAGAATTAGGTGCTAAAAATATTGAAGTAATTGGAAATATAAAACTAGCTCAATTACCAAAAAAGAAAATAGATTTTGATAAACCAAATGAAATTTTAATAACAGCTGCAAGTACCCATGAAAGAGAAGAGGAATTAATTTTAAAATCTTATAAAAAAGAGTTTGGGAAGTTAGTTATTGTTCCAAGACATCCTGAAAGATTTGATAAAGTTAATAGTTTGATTAACGAATATTTAAAAGATAAGAATTTAACTTACCATAGATTTTCTATGAAAGAAACTTTTGATTCAGATATAATCTTAGTAGATAAAATGGGAATATTAAATGACATTTATGCAATATCTGATGTTGTAATATTAGGTGGTGCATTTGAAAAGATTGGTGGACATAATCCTATTGAGCCAGCTTATTTTGGTTGTAAACTAATAAGTGGTAAGAATATTTTTAATCAAAAATCTCTTTTTGAGTGCATTAAAAATTATTATTTGATTGAAAAAGAAGAGTTAAGTGATTATTTAGGAAGAATTGAAAATCTAGAAAAACCAATTCTAACAAAAGCAGGTTCAAATGAACCTATTATAAAGGAGATAAACAAATGGCTGTAG
- a CDS encoding response regulator, whose protein sequence is MKILIVDDSSTMRRIIGNVVMQLGFSKEDFDEAEDGLKAWKLLSEAHYDVILTDWNMPNMNGLELVKKIRSEGTHQKTPIIMITTEGGKSEVIAALKAGVNNYIVKPFNAEVLKEKLDGVLKK, encoded by the coding sequence ATGAAAATTCTAATAGTGGATGATAGTTCTACAATGAGAAGAATTATTGGAAATGTAGTTATGCAGTTAGGATTCTCTAAAGAAGATTTTGATGAAGCTGAAGATGGTTTAAAAGCTTGGAAACTTCTTAGTGAAGCACATTATGATGTTATTTTAACTGATTGGAATATGCCAAACATGAATGGTTTGGAATTAGTAAAGAAAATCAGATCTGAAGGTACTCATCAAAAAACACCTATCATTATGATTACAACTGAGGGTGGGAAAAGTGAAGTAATTGCTGCTTTAAAAGCAGGAGTAAATAACTACATTGTTAAACCTTTTAATGCTGAAGTTTTAAAAGAGAAGCTTGATGGAGTATTGAAAAAATAA